From Micromonospora rifamycinica, a single genomic window includes:
- a CDS encoding dihydrolipoyl dehydrogenase family protein, producing MAEPELVDVVVVGLGVGGEEVAGRLAEAGLSVVGVERDLVGGECPYWGCIPSKMMIRAANALAEARRVDGLAGSAQVRADWAPVAKRIREEATDTWNDRAAVDRFTGKGGRFLRGSGRLDGPGRVRVGDQVFQARRGIVLGTGTRPSIPPIDGLAGTPYWTNHQAIEVAELPATLLIIGGGAIGLELAQVFARFGVAVTVLEASGRVLALEEPESSEVAAAALRADGVEIATEVKIERVGHDDDTFTVYAGDRSFSAEKLLVVTGRRAHLDELGLDTVGVDATRRYLPVDDRMHVTDGIWAVGDVTGEGAFTHIAMYQASIVVADLLDHARRAEGGPDASGTASVVGGAMGAASAVGGSMGAAGPSGAAGTVPRADYRALPRVTFTDPEVGAVGLTERQARERGINVQVGFTELSSSTRGWIHKGEPGGFIKVIADADQGVLIGATSVGPAGGEVLSALVVAVHAAVPVSQLRHMIYAYPTFHRAIQSALNDLS from the coding sequence ATGGCAGAGCCGGAACTGGTGGACGTGGTCGTGGTCGGGCTCGGCGTGGGCGGCGAGGAGGTGGCCGGGCGACTCGCCGAGGCCGGCCTCAGCGTCGTCGGCGTCGAACGGGACCTGGTCGGTGGGGAGTGCCCCTACTGGGGATGCATCCCCAGCAAGATGATGATCCGGGCGGCGAACGCGCTGGCCGAGGCGCGGCGGGTCGACGGGCTGGCCGGGTCGGCGCAGGTCCGGGCCGACTGGGCGCCGGTGGCGAAACGCATCCGGGAGGAGGCCACCGACACCTGGAACGACCGGGCCGCGGTGGACCGGTTCACCGGCAAGGGCGGGCGGTTCCTGCGCGGCAGCGGCCGACTCGACGGCCCCGGTCGGGTCCGGGTCGGTGACCAGGTGTTCCAGGCCCGGCGGGGGATCGTCCTCGGCACCGGTACCCGCCCGTCGATCCCGCCCATCGACGGGCTGGCCGGCACCCCGTACTGGACGAACCACCAGGCGATCGAGGTGGCGGAGCTGCCGGCGACCCTGCTGATCATCGGCGGCGGGGCGATCGGCCTGGAGCTGGCGCAGGTCTTCGCCCGCTTCGGGGTCGCGGTGACGGTGCTGGAGGCGTCCGGGCGGGTGCTCGCCCTCGAAGAGCCGGAGTCGTCCGAGGTGGCCGCCGCCGCGTTGCGCGCCGACGGGGTGGAGATCGCCACCGAGGTGAAGATCGAACGGGTCGGCCACGACGACGACACCTTCACCGTGTACGCCGGTGACCGGTCGTTCAGCGCCGAGAAGCTGCTGGTGGTGACCGGCCGCCGGGCCCACCTGGACGAGTTGGGGCTGGACACCGTCGGGGTGGACGCCACCCGGCGCTACCTGCCGGTGGACGACCGGATGCACGTCACCGACGGGATCTGGGCGGTCGGCGACGTGACCGGCGAGGGCGCGTTCACCCACATCGCCATGTACCAGGCGTCGATCGTGGTCGCCGACCTGCTCGACCACGCCCGGCGGGCCGAAGGCGGCCCCGACGCGAGCGGTACGGCCAGCGTGGTGGGCGGCGCGATGGGCGCGGCCAGCGCCGTCGGAGGCTCGATGGGCGCGGCCGGCCCGAGCGGCGCGGCCGGCACCGTCCCCCGCGCCGACTACCGGGCGCTGCCCCGGGTCACCTTCACCGACCCGGAGGTGGGCGCGGTCGGCCTCACCGAACGGCAGGCCCGCGAGCGGGGCATCAACGTGCAGGTCGGCTTCACCGAGCTGTCGTCGTCCACCCGGGGCTGGATCCACAAGGGTGAGCCCGGCGGCTTCATCAAGGTGATCGCCGACGCCGACCAGGGGGTGCTGATCGGGGCGACCTCGGTCGGCCCGGCCGGGGGCGAGGTGCTGTCGGCCCTGGTCGTGGCGGTGCACGCGGCCGTCCCGGTCAGCCAGCTCCGGCACATGATCTATGCGTACCCCACGTTCCACCGGGCTATCCAGAGCGCCCTGAACGACCTGAGCTGA
- a CDS encoding cryptochrome/photolyase family protein, with translation MSGRAAVVLFTRDLRVHDHPALATACAAFDRVVPLYVLDPALADRSANRTRFLHQSLAELRDTLRGLGGDLVIRRGDPVAETIRVAREVDAEGIGLSADVSRHAHRRERRLRAECDRHRLFLRLFPGVTVVEPGELRPGGGDHYKVFTPYHRVWSAARWREELAAPRRVTLPDGVAVGRLPALPKGESPAAVVGGESVGQRRLTQWLPTLQRYDDIHDDLAGDQTSRLSPYLRFGCLSPLAVANRAGDRGHPFVRQLCWRDFYYQVTAAFPEIAAKAYRRGATEDWRSDAAALDAWTEGRTGMPIVDAGMRQLHAEGWMHNRARLITAGYLTKVLGLDWRPGLAVFSRWLLDGDVPDNSGNWQWVAGTGNDSRPYRGLNPVRQAERYDPDGGYVRRWVPELATVAGKAVHQPWRLPAEVRRTLDYPPPLEVPGADPVWLR, from the coding sequence GTGAGCGGCCGTGCGGCGGTGGTGTTGTTCACCCGCGACCTGCGGGTGCACGACCACCCGGCGCTGGCGACGGCCTGCGCCGCCTTCGACCGGGTGGTGCCGCTGTACGTCCTCGACCCGGCGCTGGCCGACCGCTCGGCCAACCGCACCCGGTTCCTGCACCAGAGCCTCGCCGAGCTGCGGGACACCCTGCGCGGGCTCGGCGGCGACCTGGTCATCCGCCGGGGCGACCCGGTGGCCGAGACGATCCGGGTGGCCCGCGAGGTCGACGCCGAGGGGATCGGCCTCTCCGCCGACGTCAGTCGCCACGCCCACCGGCGGGAACGCCGGCTGCGCGCCGAGTGTGACCGGCACCGGCTGTTCCTGCGCCTCTTCCCCGGGGTCACCGTCGTCGAGCCGGGGGAGCTGCGGCCCGGCGGCGGCGACCACTACAAGGTGTTCACGCCCTACCACCGGGTCTGGTCGGCGGCGCGGTGGCGGGAGGAGCTGGCCGCGCCCCGACGGGTCACCCTGCCCGACGGGGTCGCGGTGGGCCGGCTGCCGGCGCTGCCGAAGGGCGAGTCGCCGGCCGCCGTGGTGGGCGGCGAGTCCGTCGGGCAGCGCCGGCTCACGCAGTGGTTGCCGACCCTCCAGCGGTACGACGACATCCACGACGACCTGGCCGGCGACCAGACCTCCCGGCTCAGCCCGTACCTGCGGTTCGGCTGCCTGTCCCCGCTGGCGGTGGCGAACCGGGCCGGCGACCGGGGGCACCCGTTCGTCCGGCAGCTCTGCTGGCGGGACTTCTACTACCAGGTCACGGCCGCCTTCCCGGAGATCGCGGCGAAGGCGTACCGACGGGGGGCCACCGAGGACTGGCGGTCCGACGCGGCGGCGCTGGACGCCTGGACCGAGGGCCGGACCGGGATGCCGATCGTGGACGCCGGCATGCGGCAACTGCACGCCGAGGGCTGGATGCACAACCGGGCCCGGCTGATCACCGCCGGCTACCTGACCAAGGTGCTCGGCCTCGACTGGCGGCCCGGCCTCGCGGTCTTCTCCCGCTGGCTGCTCGACGGCGACGTGCCCGACAACTCCGGCAACTGGCAGTGGGTGGCCGGCACCGGCAACGACAGCCGCCCCTACCGGGGGCTCAACCCGGTACGCCAGGCCGAACGCTACGACCCCGACGGCGGGTACGTCCGGCGCTGGGTGCCCGAGCTGGCGACAGTGGCCGGCAAGGCCGTGCACCAGCCGTGGCGACTGCCCGCCGAGGTCCGTCGCACGCTCGACTACCCGCCGCCGCTGGAGGTGCCCGGGGCCGACCCGGTCTGGCTGCGCTGA